A region of Pyxidicoccus parkwaysis DNA encodes the following proteins:
- a CDS encoding SDR family NAD(P)-dependent oxidoreductase, producing MPEPLTIVITGATSGIGRLAALALAAQGHRLVLLARDSARADALVRSIDELGRGVPAKVFLADLRDTGSVHAAGTAIAARFPVVDVLINNAGIHAFAQRATSEGYPEMVAVNYFAPWLLTRALLPSLAAAPAARVVTVASEASRRHGRLSLPSDLTALTPFTARGSSSEYGKSKLLDIMFTRELARRLRASSPTSTPTPTPDAGTAHPPTTGICATCLDPGFNVTGLGRELAFAAPLERVLRALRIGDPNRGASLIVRLATDPQLNGRTGEYYTVRRREPLTPVAPATDAARCAELWEATAKLLGPWPQLDGAVGSA from the coding sequence GTGCCCGAGCCGCTCACCATCGTCATCACCGGAGCCACCAGTGGTATCGGCCGTCTCGCCGCCCTCGCGCTCGCCGCGCAGGGGCACCGCCTCGTGCTGCTCGCTCGCGACTCCGCCCGGGCCGATGCGCTGGTGCGGTCGATTGACGAGCTCGGCCGCGGGGTTCCCGCCAAAGTCTTCCTCGCCGACCTCCGCGACACCGGGAGCGTGCACGCGGCGGGCACCGCTATCGCCGCACGGTTTCCCGTGGTCGACGTGCTCATCAACAACGCGGGCATCCACGCTTTCGCGCAGCGGGCGACGAGCGAGGGCTATCCGGAGATGGTGGCCGTCAACTACTTCGCCCCGTGGCTGCTGACCCGGGCGCTCCTGCCGAGCCTCGCGGCTGCTCCGGCGGCGCGTGTCGTGACGGTGGCGAGTGAAGCGTCGCGCCGGCATGGGCGGCTCAGCCTGCCCTCGGACCTGACCGCGCTCACGCCGTTCACCGCGCGAGGCTCCTCGTCCGAATACGGCAAGAGCAAGCTGCTCGACATCATGTTCACGCGTGAGCTGGCACGGCGGCTGCGAGCCTCGTCCCCGACGTCGACGCCGACGCCGACGCCGGATGCCGGCACAGCGCATCCGCCCACGACGGGTATCTGCGCCACCTGCCTCGACCCGGGCTTCAACGTCACGGGCCTCGGGCGCGAGCTCGCGTTCGCGGCACCGCTCGAGCGGGTGCTGCGTGCGCTGCGGATTGGAGACCCGAACCGGGGCGCTTCGCTCATCGTCAGGCTGGCGACCGACCCGCAGCTGAACGGCCGCACCGGCGAGTACTACACCGTCCGCCGACGCGAGCCGCTCACGCCAGTCGCTCCCGCGACGGATGCCGCCCGGTGCGCGGAGCTGTGGGAGGCCACGGCGAAGCTGCTCGGACCCTGGCCGCAGCTCGACGGCGCGGTCGGCTCCGCGTGA